GTTATTGGCCGTGGAAGTTATGCCAAAGTTCTTCTAGTTCGGTTAAAAAAGAATGATCAGGTTTATGCTATGAAAGTAGTGAAAAAAGAACTGGTCCATGATGATGAGGTAAACGTCTGTGTTAATTGCATTCTGTTACATATTATAAAAACTTACTATGCTTTAACGGAAACCACTCAACTAAGCAAGGAACTCATGTTTCAGGCAACTTCTCCAGCAAAGAAGTTTTTCTGTCATTTGAACTCATTTGTCATCAACTCTGCATGAAGCACCAGGATGAAATCTGAGATAAATGTCCctatttttaataacaattaACAATTACTAATGGTCTTGGTAGAAATCATGTATTAAACCTTTCAACCTGGATGTGCTAATCTGTAAGTGATGAGATAAATGGGGTGAATTTGTGCacttaattttgaaagaaagtaAATATGTTTTCCAAGGCAAAAGCATTGTCTGTGTGTCAGGAGCTGAAACTGTTCTTACACTCATGTTGGCAGAGCCTATGCACAAGTGACTCagtattctgaaatatttcttctgtgagTTCAAAAATTATGCTACTGCCATTTGAGATCCCTGTGTTTGTCTGCCACAGAAATCTGCTGCATTTctcaattattttcaaaatcctttagattttttttaatacaagatCTCAAATGCacaaatttggggggaaaattgaaaattaaaaagggaaagttgttttgtttggttttttccatctttttcctATAATACACTTTTTTGAAAGTAGgatgtttgggaaaaaaacatcaaaacactATTTTAAGTGCTCTTTGTGTTGGTAGTTTCAATCAGTTGCTCTGGCTGTCATCTTTGTGATTATTCCAGACATTCCAGGCTGGGCTTAGTTCTCCTAAAATCCTTTGGCTTTCTCATTTATTTGATGTTTCCTTTTGTAAACCATTGTTGTGTGGTTTATttactgtttccttttttaatgtgtttctcCAAGAAGGTGGGAGCCAAAGCCAAGTCCTGTTTAATGAGTTGTGCAGCTGTTTGAGAGCCAGAGGCAGATGTGGAAAGGCTTTCTGAAATGTGGCTCTTGTAACTACATAGAAGATAAAGATaattggtttttcttttccctaagaTAGGCTGTATAATGAAATTCTGGGAACTGATAGGAAATTGACTGAATTCTGTGAGTGCATGAGATATTGCAAGTAATGGAAATTTCACCTTAGAAGTGTTccacaaagaaggaaaatcaatTACATAGCAAGTATTAGCATGTTGACATTAGCTGGTGCTTTCCAGGGTATGTCTGATAGTAGAGAGAAGAGAGATAGAGGGAAGGCAAATATCTGGGCTTCTGTTCAGTTTTGCTAAGCTTAGTTTTGTAAAATTGAGCACTGGTAAAATCCTAATGCCAAGTACACAAGTGCACTAATGAATTTAAAGACTCTTAAAGAGAAGCTCATTTAGTTAAACCAAGAAGTGGACATATTTAGTGCTTTATTCAAAATTGGATTTTTGGCTCTGGATTTTGGTCTAGACTCAGGTTTACCCTTCCAAGGTGATCTTCATGAGGGTCCACACACAAAACCTAACAGGTTTATTTAATTTGATGATGACAGTTCTTGATTTCCTCTGAAATTTCAGTGTCAGTATCCATCCCTGACAGGAAGGTCTGATTTCTCAGTCTCTGTATTTATTGTCTCCAGATTGGTTGGGATGATGGGAGTATCTGTTGTAAATGGAGAATTTTTAGAACAAGTACAGTTCTGGTATATTGGCAGGGTCCTGAGTGTTTGCAGGGTGGCACATGATCAGTGCATTGCATGAAGGGTGAATATCTGCTGCTAAACCCAGCTGTCTGTGATGTTTAAATTGTGCATGGTTATATGAAGTAAAGCTTAAATGCTTTATCACAACTCTGAATTTTGCAGCACTGCACCAGTATCATGCAAACTGTGGTAGGTTTTTATGATGTGGTTTTCCACTGCATGTTCAAGACTTCTCCCTGTTGAAGGCTTAAAGATATCTGTGatgcttttaaataattttggcTGGACCAGCTAAGCAGGTTTTGGTAGTTTTATTGAATTAAATTTGAATTTCAGATGAGGAGATGAAGTTCAGTTCCCGTGAACCTTTTAAAAGCTGGAGATTCACGTTGCTTGTGTTACTGGCATGAGCTGCTTCAACAGCTCATTGGGATCATTTATATAAGAACTGAATTTATTTCCATGCAGCAGTGTGAGCAGTTTGTCAAATATTACAGATGTATGTTATTAACAATGACTTAGATTTTGTGCTGGGCTTCCTTAAGTGGTTAAATAACTTCTGAATATATAATTGAATTACAATGTTTTATAATTCACTCCAGATTTTGAGGGGTCCTTGTCTTTCTGAAGAACAATGTAACAATGACAGCATGTGTAAGGCTGCACTGTGATGTTCACAGGTGTTTTTCTGGGAATACCCACAGTGGTTTTCCAGCAGGAGATCTGATTGTTCAATTACTCTGTTTCAGGATATTGATTGGGTACAGACAGAGAAACATGTGTTTGAACAGGCATCCAGTAACCCATTCCTGGTTGGTTTACATTCATGCTTTCAAACAACAAGTCGGTAAGAAAGatctgaaattcttttttttttttttcctcctgagaaTCTTGATCATTGTGCTGAACTGCTTCTCCTAAAGCAAATGTAACCACTGCCATCACAGAGCCAGGAATTTTTGGAAGGAAGCATTAGCATTGTCAGGGATTCACTGCTGCAACAGTCATTTCTAGAGGGGTAGCTCAGGCAGGAGTGTGGAGAAAAGTGTGGTGTTCTGGGTCAGACCTGAAGGGGGAGGgagaatgaggaagaggaggatccTAAGCACAGCCCTGTGAAATGGGGAACACAGTttacagcaccttctgctgagGACGCCATATCAGTTCTCAGCAGTTCACTGTTCCTAAAGAGCCTGAGAGTTGGGCTGCCCAGTAATAACCTTTTAATGATACTATAAACCCCTACTTGCATAGTGGTATTGTTACCTATGAAGCTTAAAAGCCTTTAGCACATATCAAAGCagtgtgtgattttgagaaagTGCTTATTTAACTCTTAACTACTTAGAAATACTAATTATTTTGTCCCTATGTGCACAATATGACCTGGATTATTTGCTGCTTATTTTGCAATTGGAATATGAAGAAAACAAGAACATGCATGTCCATGCCAGAGTATGTTACTGAGGAATTGAGGTGTGGTTTGCTGGtggtttgggatattttttgttttcacaagCACTTGTTTGCTGTTACACTTTTATATTCCCTCATGCTATTGTGTCATAATCAGAAAATTGTCATTCTATCCAACTTACTTGCAGTGCAGAGTGCtaagttttaaaaagttttcatggattttccagtcatttttttttaaaagtaatcaTCTGTTTCTTGCAATGTGTATTGTcaagttttaaaatacaaagcTATGCACTGTACATTTCTTCagtccccaaattttcaccTCCCTAATGGTTAGAGCCAGAGGAAATcttccagcagggaaaaagGGTGAAGGAGGTAAAGGAGCTGTATCAGTGTTCTGAAGGTACGTGGACCAAGGAGTGTTTGAAagcagggagaaagaaaaaaaaaatgatttcTAAAGATCACGAAGTCAGGATTTGACCAAAACAGACTTgtcagaaagaataaataaaccTTTAGACAACTGACAAACTGTTTGGTAAGGCTCTTAAGTTAAACCGACATTCCCAAACACTTTCTCACCAAACACAAAATAGAACTGTACACCCAGGATAAAAATTCAAGTGGTCAGTCAGGGTGAAGGATTGAGAACGAGGTTTCTTGTAACTACTGAAACCCAGGAAAAGGCCGAGTCAACAGCAGGATCTTGTGCATTCATTTTTGGCAGTTATACTGACAGAGCTGAGGAGcagaaataggaaagaaaaaccccaTGCTAAACATAATCAAAGCTTTCTGTATTCCTGATGTATCTTTATGAGtcctgcttttccagcccagctgcttcTTGCAGTGAAACTAGTTTTTTGTTGGCAACTTCAGCCATTTGCCAGGGATATAACCATAATGTCGTGAGTTCACAACTTAATTATagatataattttataaaatcatAATTATGACCTCATTTACATCaagcaggaaaagcacaaaACTGATTCAGAGTGAATAAATTCATCAACATCAGATTATGTTAAGTGGCCCAAGGAAAATGAGTTGTAATAGAACAGGTTGTGACAAGGATACTAACAGGTGGAAGGTCACAAAAGATGCTCTTCCTCTTGAGTATAGttttaaataagtttttaaCACAAATGTGTGCCTAAATGTGGGGCTAATTGATGCTGTATGTAGCTGTTCATTGTTTCAGATACTGATGATGCTTGTTTCATTATTGTAATAAAATCTGTGCCTTGGACTTACCCAGAATTGCCAGATAAGTGTCTTCCAAGGATGGCATCAACCTGAAACCTCCAGCCTGCAAAACTGGGGGTGTTTCAGTAAATCCTAAACCCAGCAAGGCCTGCCACTACTGACGTACTTGAATATGACTTGATAAGGAGCTTGAAAATGCAACTTCTGAATGGTGATAAAACATTGGGGACTTCTAAATAGGATAGGAAAGATGGCAGCAGAAAACATCAGGAGTGCTTTAATAAAATACTCATGGCATTGttatgtatttttgtttgttgcttATTTAAGTTCAGTTTAGCATTATTCTTCTTGTGGGGAGGCCACTCAGAGTCCTGCCAGCTGGATTTTATCCAACAGATTTTCCTAGTTTAAGTTTTAACACTTTATAActttttcaaatgaagaatCCTTTTCAAGGAACAAAGAAAATCACCAACAAGAGTGATCTGAGAGACTGGAGCATGTGTTCTCCAAACTGAATGTTTTCGAGTGTGTGGATGTGTGGAAACGAGTTTTCAGCTCATGGAAAATGAGGTGTACAAGGAGATGCTGCTCCCTGGGCCAGCCCAACCTTCCCCAGAAGCTCTCCCTCACCATGTTCCTATCCTGAGCTCTCTCTGACATTGGCAGCATTGCCTGGATCATATTTTCCCAAGGATGAAAGCTTTCCTGCAGACTGTCATAAAAATTTCTCTCTGCCCAATTCCACCTGGATTTCTGTCCCCTGATGACTTTTCCCTAGTTTAGAGCAGCCTGTTTGAAACATTCATTCTCCAGAGGAACAAATGAGCCCAGAGTTTCCACCTGGTGCCTGTGTTGTGTACAGTGTCACACTTGTTGAATTCCTAAATTATAActtataattaattaatttatacaGATAAAGGCAGTGGCATTTAAAGAGGATGTTCCTACACAATATACATCAAATAAGtactcccttttttccctcaagaGTAGTTTCTGTAACTACAAGAAATATAGAAGTCTGAATCAGGAGTGGAAGTGAAAATGGCTCAGATGGGAAGaataaaaacagcttttctggaGAGTTTCCTTGGAATGCATTATTTGTGTTCTATAATTTCAGATTGTTCCTTGTCATAGAGTATGTGAATGGGGGAGACCTCATGTTCCATATGCAACGGCAGAGGAAACTTCCTGAGGAACATGCAAGGTATTTCCTGACACAGGGCAtgtgttttcttcagtttttgtgCTTTAATGGACTTGGATTCTTAAGTTTAGAATGTCCTGCCTGGgaagaaatgtaaattttatctttttgaaGAATATGATTATTTTTAGAGAGCAAGCAGTTCATCAGTAGTAGGAGTTATTCCAATTTACTCCTCTTTATTGCTTCATATTTAGGTGATGCCTCTTTGGTCTGTTGATAGAACATGTAATATTCTATCTAATTTGCTCTGATGTTGAAATAATACTGTGCGGGTGGGAGAAGATTAAAACTCCAGTTTGCATGGCCCTGCACTACACAAAGGCTCACTGTCACTCTGAAttagaggaaaataaagatCTTCCATCTTGCTATGTATaatcttaagaaaaaaaaatctgtagaataaagaataaatattttcttaattagtagaatgaaaaaaaaaaatctcatttttatttaggGAATGGTCTTACAAGAGGTCAGTGTCCTTATCAATAAATGTAGCTTGGGGTTTTTAATGCTATTCATACATAAAAGTTGTAAGCtgtaaaattatgttttaaaaacagatgtTTAAATTGCACCAGATTTTGTTACCATCTTAATGGTAATAAGAACTTTCTCCTTCTTAATTTCAGGTTTTATGCTGCTGAAATTTGTATTGCTCTAAACTTCCTACATGAAAGAGGCATCATCTACAGAGATTTAAAACTGGACAATGTTCTTTTAGATGCAGAGGGTCATATCAAATTAACAGATTATGGCATGTGCAAGGTAGGATTTTCCTGACCTTTTTTCTGTGACTCTTAGAGAGCACTAAGAAAATTCATCTTTATATAAACACTAGTGTTACTGAACCCAGAATGTAGTTGTGAAATTAGAAGTTTATTCTGAAAAAACTTAACTGTTGAATAGAACCACATTTGGAACTGAATTGTAATAGAAGTTTTATTTCCCCAACATTTATTTGAAAGGGACTTCCAAATTGtttaactgattttttaaatgtatctgTATCTGTAATTAGTGAACAAAATATTGTTACCTACATGTTGTAGCTCAGTAGTATTGTTACCTACATATAGCTCAGTTTTAATTAGCTTTGCTGAAGAGGAGCTGTGGAGTCCTAGGGCATTTTGAGCACTATGGCTATTTATTTTGTGAAAGGAAGCTCTTTGAAGTCCCTGAGTAACTTGAGGTTTTAAGTCTAATTAAAGGAAATACCCAGAAAAGGAGGTCAGCTTTTAatttatgaaattatttctgcatgTAGGAAGGTTTGGGCCCAGGTGACACTACAAGCACTTTCTGTGGGACACCAAATTACATTGCACCAGAGATCCTCAGAGGAGAAGAATATGGTAAGTCATGACTAAACAACCTATAGTTACAAAAAATATAGCTGTATCTTGGTTcaatgcaattaattttttgactctacacttttttttaatgttaatatATAGTAAAACTTGAGCGGTTGtttacaatttaatttttttcctgaaataaagcagttttttctcttccagtcacttatttcagcttcttttaAGTCATATTTggcctgaaaaatatttaataaatgatATTATAGGGTTCAGCGTGGACTGGTgggcactgggagtgctgatgTTTGAGATGATGGCGGGGAGGTCCCCGTTCGACATCATCACTGACAATCCAGACATGAACACTGAAGATTACCTCTTCCAAGGTACAGCCTTTGGGGTTTGGGCtggttgttttgggggggatgcAATCAAAATGGGCAGTTTGCATAGCAGAGTTAGGGTTCCCTTTCCCAGTGTtgccccacagctgcaggagctgggcgGTTGTGAAGCTGCAAACTCCGTAACAGGCAAAACTTCTTTAGAGCAGTTCCCGCAGTTCTGTAACAGAATCTGTCAATGCTCTTCTTGAAGGGCCTAATATAAAatcattttctgtttaaaatcaCAAAGTGTGGACTGAAATATACTGAGGACTGGaagttttatttcctgtttaCACAACAAATAATAGCAAAAGGTATTGAAGGTAACATGTCCCTTAGGAAATCTTCCAATGTCAATAGAACAATGCCTTGAATTCCTGTAGCTCCTTTTGTTTGtatgattttaaataattactgTATCTTCCATTTTCTAACTGGTACCATACTGAAATAAGTGTTTGTATTGAAACTGTGGTCAGCGtcacaaaccaaaacccaataTTGCTGTTTTTAAACCTGTCACAGTTATTCTGGAGAAGCCAATCCGGATTCCAAGgtttctttctgtcaaggcTTCCCATGTgttaaaaggatttttaaacaAGGTAAATAACAGTCTGTTATTTTTAGCATCTGAAAGCTGGAAGTCAGAGCTTCCTGTTGAAAGCGATACAGTTAAGTTAATCAGCTTACTGTTAAGAAAATTTATAAAACCTTGGTGTCCTCTATGTTAAAAATCCCACTTAGTGGAAATTTATTGAGGGAATTCCACAGCATGGGCTTGATTTTCAGCTGGGTgcaggcttttaaaaaataactgtaTCTTTGTTTATAaattcttttctgtaatatttatTACTCATTTAATTAAGCTGATTGGAATCTGAAGATCCATTATCATGGATGGAAAAAAGAAGGATATGAATTATACATTGCTAAAGAAATCTCTTATTTTAAGAAGTTGTAAAagatcatttaaaaattaagtttcaaacaaattttatttaaaaaaaaaaatttaaacgTCCCTTGCTACCCATAGTGTGTTTATCCCAGCAGAGTTTACACAGTCTTGGGAATGCTGGAGTCATCTCTGTGGGCTTTTGGCAAATGTGGGCTGTAAGAGGCTTGGAATGTGTAATTCCAGTGTCTGTGTTTTCCACAGGATCCCAAAGAAAGGCTTGGCTGTCAGCCTCAGACAGGATTTGCTGATATCAAGTCTCACACGTTTTTCCGCAGCATAGATTGGGATCTGGTAAAAATCAGTCCTTGTGTTTCTGGGTTTTCAAAAGGAATAATTCActaatttattcattttgtgCATATGATCAATCCTGTTGCAAACAGGGAAAATGGATTCTAGGAATGTAAAAGTAGCAGTCACAGTAcatcaaaacccagctgaatttACCAATTCTATGACTCATAAAATCAGTAGGATTGTTCAGGTGGGTGTCAGGGTTTAGGGACCTGAGGGGGAGTGAGCAGGATCAGTCCCTTTTGTTAAGGATGTGACAGGAAAGCAGTGGGCTTATTTTTAAAGGGGTTCTGATTACAGTTTGCAGGTTTTCTTTAGTAATGCTGGGGTGAGGGAGGTTTTTGGTTCATAGTGAAGAAGATTACTTGCTTTTTAGTGGGCTTGCAAGCATAAAATTGTATCAAAATTGGGTTTTTATATCTTCTGCTACTTGGCAATTGTGTTACC
The Poecile atricapillus isolate bPoeAtr1 chromosome 22, bPoeAtr1.hap1, whole genome shotgun sequence genome window above contains:
- the PRKCZ gene encoding protein kinase C zeta type isoform X2 — protein: MDSVMPSQEPRLDDKNDEADLPSEDTDGIPYIPSNRKHDTIKDDSEDLKPVIDGMDGIKISQGLGLQDFDLIRVIGRGSYAKVLLVRLKKNDQVYAMKVVKKELVHDDEDIDWVQTEKHVFEQASSNPFLVGLHSCFQTTSRLFLVIEYVNGGDLMFHMQRQRKLPEEHARFYAAEICIALNFLHERGIIYRDLKLDNVLLDAEGHIKLTDYGMCKEGLGPGDTTSTFCGTPNYIAPEILRGEEYGFSVDWWALGVLMFEMMAGRSPFDIITDNPDMNTEDYLFQVILEKPIRIPRFLSVKASHVLKGFLNKDPKERLGCQPQTGFADIKSHTFFRSIDWDLLEKKQMTPPFQPQITDDYGLDNFDTQFTSEPVQLTPDDEDIIKRIDQSEFEGFEYINPLLLSTEETV
- the PRKCZ gene encoding protein kinase C zeta type isoform X3, whose protein sequence is MDVQPLSPSDYCCGTWYSLDLKPVIDGMDGIKISQGLGLQDFDLIRVIGRGSYAKVLLVRLKKNDQVYAMKVVKKELVHDDEDIDWVQTEKHVFEQASSNPFLVGLHSCFQTTSRLFLVIEYVNGGDLMFHMQRQRKLPEEHARFYAAEICIALNFLHERGIIYRDLKLDNVLLDAEGHIKLTDYGMCKEGLGPGDTTSTFCGTPNYIAPEILRGEEYGFSVDWWALGVLMFEMMAGRSPFDIITDNPDMNTEDYLFQVILEKPIRIPRFLSVKASHVLKGFLNKDPKERLGCQPQTGFADIKSHTFFRSIDWDLLEKKQMTPPFQPQITDDYGLDNFDTQFTSEPVQLTPDDEDIIKRIDQSEFEGFEYINPLLLSTEETV
- the PRKCZ gene encoding protein kinase C zeta type isoform X4 gives rise to the protein MDGIKISQGLGLQDFDLIRVIGRGSYAKVLLVRLKKNDQVYAMKVVKKELVHDDEDIDWVQTEKHVFEQASSNPFLVGLHSCFQTTSRLFLVIEYVNGGDLMFHMQRQRKLPEEHARFYAAEICIALNFLHERGIIYRDLKLDNVLLDAEGHIKLTDYGMCKEGLGPGDTTSTFCGTPNYIAPEILRGEEYGFSVDWWALGVLMFEMMAGRSPFDIITDNPDMNTEDYLFQVILEKPIRIPRFLSVKASHVLKGFLNKDPKERLGCQPQTGFADIKSHTFFRSIDWDLLEKKQMTPPFQPQITDDYGLDNFDTQFTSEPVQLTPDDEDIIKRIDQSEFEGFEYINPLLLSTEETV